TGGAGGCCTGCTGGCTGCTGTCCGGGCTGAACATGGGGGAGCGCCAGCTGGCGGCCATGGGGATCGGCAGCCTGGAATTGTTCATCATCGGATTATTAGACGACCTGCACGAGATCAAACCCCAGATCAAGGCTATCGGGCTGGTTGCGGCCGGCATTACCATCATGCTGGTCTCAAGACACCTGCCTTTAACCGGCTACGAGCGGCTGGATTTCATGCTGGGGATCTTTGTCCTGATCGCCGGAGCCAACGCCCTGAATTTTATGGACGGCATGGACGGCCTGGCCTCGGGGCTGACGGCCATCACCAGCCTGGGATTTCTGACCCTGGCCCTGCTGGCCGGCGATGTGATTCTGGCCTGCTGGGCGGCCATCCTGGCCGGGGCGGCCGGGGGCTTCTGGACCGTCAATAAACCGCCGGCCAAAATATTCATGGGCGACTCCGGCAGCCTGGTGCTGGGGGGGGCGCTGGGCTGGATGGCCCTGATGCTGGGTTCGCACGGCCCGGTTTTTCTGCTGGCGGCATTCATTCTGCTCTCCTGGCTGGTGATCGATGCCAGTCTAGCCATCATCCGCCGGATCGTTATGCATCGGGACATCTTTAGCGGCGACCGCCGCCACGTTTACGATCTGATGTATCATCGCTATGGATCGGTCTGGAAGATCAACCGCGTCATGTGTCTTTTCCAATTGATCTTCGTTCTGCTGGCGGTTTCGTCGCGGTACCTGCATTGGACAATTCCGGCCGGGCTGGCCCTGGTCCTGTGGCTGGGGATAGTATTCTGGATGATACGGCTGGGGATGTTTGCGCCGGTGGATCCAGGCGGAATTCCAATCACCAAAGAGGCCAAAAGCTGGAACCGGGATCCGATGGAGGAGTGAGAATACAACCAATACGGCCTGAAGGCAATACGTTTTACGAACGACCCGACAGTAAACAACGATGAATAAGCGATAAAACAAATGGGGTCTATTTAATGAAAAAA
This portion of the candidate division TA06 bacterium genome encodes:
- a CDS encoding undecaprenyl/decaprenyl-phosphate alpha-N-acetylglucosaminyl 1-phosphate transferase, which produces MLSYLIVLITALAATVIFLPLAKIMGRRMNIWDHPDELGMHQNSTPRSGGIAIIFGIWVALEACWLLSGLNMGERQLAAMGIGSLELFIIGLLDDLHEIKPQIKAIGLVAAGITIMLVSRHLPLTGYERLDFMLGIFVLIAGANALNFMDGMDGLASGLTAITSLGFLTLALLAGDVILACWAAILAGAAGGFWTVNKPPAKIFMGDSGSLVLGGALGWMALMLGSHGPVFLLAAFILLSWLVIDASLAIIRRIVMHRDIFSGDRRHVYDLMYHRYGSVWKINRVMCLFQLIFVLLAVSSRYLHWTIPAGLALVLWLGIVFWMIRLGMFAPVDPGGIPITKEAKSWNRDPMEE